A portion of the uncultured Draconibacterium sp. genome contains these proteins:
- a CDS encoding polysaccharide biosynthesis tyrosine autokinase: MDNIEEVIKFIDTHEKERTRNLLFKYIKKWPWFLLFCIIGLISGYLFTKNSPELFLVKSRILIINEDNSINNFLPFENSIINMPNSNIENQIGILRSFTLYRKALDNLNWDYSWYKKQKLYNSDLYNNQPFNLSQPPNAINAQDVPIEIEIISDLKYKVNIKGETDLNNYVEKIDISQEVNFNEPFTNKFFNFSLTQRNAEPNQTYILVFNNLNNLTNKYLTNTRINVEEENSDIISVSLEGEVKQKDADFINELNNVFIQFGMQNKYNSSEKSIEFIDSQLLRIKKSLDTAEETFSTYRRNNQVMNLGQEAQIVYSRLEEIEQEQYLTELQIDYYKDLLQYIDDSKKMSEMLNPSIIGITDPSLNSLLTRLTELYSRREVLSYSVEEKNPTYIVLQKEIKIARDGLEETIKNQLKTTQSRKESLEDRFNTIQGRLRSLPETERNLIGIQREFDLNNDLYNYMLERKAEASITKASIAPQVQIIDAALTESAVRVGPNLLTNLVVGLASGAVIPFLFITLLGFFNNKVETREEVESGTNIPVLEGIIKHRYKSNLPVIHHPRSGIAESFRGLKTNLNTFLEVPGAKVISINSLIPGEGKSFISSNLSAILAKNKQKVLLIGADLHRPTLQQFFKQKEKAGLSSYLREDKSINEIIVSTDIPNLMFIQAGEATNNPSDLFDINKFELLIRNTRENYDYIIIDNAPLLLIPDAISTSHFSDISLFVLRINYSHKKQIKQIAKIVQFNKIKRSSIVLNDTINRSYEYGYGHKYWKKGYGEYKFKMSIA, from the coding sequence ATGGATAATATTGAAGAAGTAATAAAATTTATTGATACACACGAAAAAGAAAGAACCAGGAATCTTCTCTTCAAATACATTAAGAAGTGGCCATGGTTTCTACTCTTTTGTATTATTGGACTGATATCAGGATATCTATTCACAAAAAACTCACCCGAATTGTTTCTGGTAAAAAGCAGGATTCTGATTATTAATGAAGATAATTCAATTAACAATTTCTTACCATTCGAAAATTCAATAATTAATATGCCTAATAGCAATATAGAAAATCAAATTGGAATACTTCGCTCTTTTACATTATACCGCAAGGCATTAGATAATTTGAACTGGGATTATTCTTGGTATAAAAAACAAAAACTATACAATTCTGATCTTTATAATAACCAACCATTTAACTTGTCGCAGCCCCCAAACGCAATTAATGCTCAGGATGTTCCTATTGAGATAGAAATAATAAGTGATTTGAAGTACAAGGTTAATATTAAAGGTGAAACAGATTTGAATAATTATGTTGAAAAGATTGATATTAGCCAGGAAGTTAATTTTAATGAACCATTTACAAATAAATTCTTCAATTTTTCGCTAACACAACGAAATGCAGAACCTAACCAAACCTATATATTGGTGTTCAACAACTTAAATAATCTAACCAACAAATACCTTACAAACACAAGAATTAATGTTGAGGAAGAAAATTCGGATATTATTTCAGTAAGTCTTGAAGGCGAAGTGAAACAGAAAGATGCAGATTTTATCAATGAGCTAAACAATGTTTTTATACAATTTGGAATGCAGAATAAGTACAATAGCTCTGAAAAATCAATTGAATTTATTGATTCTCAGCTTTTACGTATAAAGAAATCACTGGATACTGCTGAAGAGACTTTTAGCACCTACCGCAGAAACAACCAGGTAATGAACCTGGGACAGGAAGCTCAAATTGTTTATTCAAGGCTGGAAGAAATTGAACAGGAACAGTATTTAACAGAATTGCAAATCGATTACTACAAAGATTTGCTGCAGTATATCGATGATTCTAAAAAAATGTCAGAAATGCTTAATCCGTCAATTATTGGTATTACCGACCCGAGTCTCAACTCACTACTCACGCGATTAACTGAATTGTATAGCCGAAGAGAAGTTTTATCGTATAGTGTTGAGGAAAAGAATCCGACCTACATCGTACTTCAAAAAGAAATTAAAATTGCGCGCGACGGGCTTGAGGAAACCATCAAAAATCAACTTAAAACTACACAATCACGAAAAGAGAGCTTAGAGGATCGGTTTAATACAATTCAGGGACGACTGAGAAGCTTACCCGAAACAGAGCGAAATTTAATTGGTATTCAAAGAGAATTTGATTTAAATAATGATTTGTACAATTATATGTTGGAGCGAAAGGCTGAGGCTTCAATAACAAAAGCATCCATTGCTCCACAAGTTCAAATAATTGATGCTGCGTTAACAGAATCGGCAGTTCGTGTTGGTCCAAACCTTTTAACAAATTTAGTAGTAGGTCTTGCTTCCGGAGCTGTTATTCCGTTTCTCTTTATTACCCTTTTAGGATTTTTTAATAATAAAGTTGAAACCAGAGAAGAAGTTGAAAGTGGAACAAATATTCCGGTTCTGGAAGGTATAATTAAACATCGGTATAAATCAAACCTGCCAGTTATTCATCATCCCCGTTCGGGTATAGCAGAGTCGTTCAGAGGATTAAAAACAAATCTGAATACGTTTTTAGAGGTACCGGGGGCCAAAGTAATATCAATTAACTCCTTAATTCCAGGTGAAGGAAAATCTTTTATTTCATCTAACTTATCTGCTATTCTAGCCAAAAACAAACAAAAAGTTTTACTTATTGGGGCTGATCTTCATCGTCCAACACTTCAACAATTTTTTAAACAAAAAGAAAAAGCTGGCCTGAGTAGCTATTTGCGTGAAGATAAAAGCATTAACGAGATTATTGTATCTACTGACATTCCTAATCTAATGTTTATTCAGGCAGGTGAAGCTACCAATAATCCTTCAGATTTATTTGACATCAATAAATTTGAACTACTAATTAGAAATACCCGTGAAAACTACGACTACATTATTATAGATAATGCTCCACTTTTGCTAATTCCAGATGCTATATCAACCAGTCATTTTTCAGACATTAGTCTGTTTGTGCTTAGAATCAATTACAGCCACAAAAAACAAATTAAACAAATTGCTAAAATTGTTCAGTTCAACAAAATAAAACGTTCATCTATTGTCCTGAACGACACAATCAATAGAAGTTATGAGTATGGTTATGGCCATAAATACTGGAAAAAAGGATATGGCGAATACAAATTTAAAATGAGTATTGCCTGA
- a CDS encoding polysaccharide biosynthesis/export family protein codes for MKNTISYVLLLLLLAPAACRSPKDITMFQAVQQEYESRPLIPKKHQIKPNDILYIRVLTLDQEVNQLFNPSLAVNGLSSGTEQMYGSPTSRFINGYKVSSDSTITLPILGKINLAGLTLEQAQEYLKTQAQEYLKEPTVQVKLINFKVNVSGELTHPGIYYNYEGHLTIYDAISMASGITEFADLKNVIVKRETSDNILTYNLDLTNNSVYYTEAFNLQPNDLVYIPPSKLKRRTQNNDTYSRILSTVSTLLVAAALFLSL; via the coding sequence ATGAAGAATACTATTTCTTATGTGCTTTTATTACTGTTACTTGCCCCTGCAGCTTGCAGAAGCCCCAAAGATATTACTATGTTTCAGGCGGTACAGCAGGAATACGAATCCAGACCTTTAATACCAAAGAAACATCAAATTAAACCCAATGACATTTTATATATTAGAGTACTAACTCTTGATCAGGAAGTAAATCAACTTTTTAATCCTAGTCTGGCCGTAAACGGATTAAGTTCAGGGACTGAGCAAATGTATGGTTCTCCGACAAGTCGCTTTATAAACGGATATAAGGTTTCCTCTGATTCAACAATCACCTTGCCGATTTTAGGTAAAATTAATTTGGCTGGGCTTACTTTAGAGCAAGCACAGGAATATTTAAAGACACAAGCACAGGAATACCTAAAAGAACCAACAGTGCAGGTAAAACTCATAAATTTTAAAGTTAATGTTAGCGGAGAATTAACGCATCCGGGAATTTATTACAATTATGAAGGTCATCTCACAATATATGATGCTATTAGTATGGCTAGTGGCATAACCGAATTTGCTGACCTTAAAAATGTTATCGTAAAAAGAGAAACATCAGATAATATTCTAACTTATAATCTTGACCTCACAAACAATAGTGTTTATTATACAGAGGCATTTAATTTACAACCAAACGACTTGGTATATATTCCTCCCAGCAAACTTAAGCGGCGTACACAAAACAACGATACGTATTCCAGAATCTTATCAACGGTTTCTACTTTATTGGTAGCAGCAGCATTGTTTTTATCTCTTTAA
- a CDS encoding acyltransferase yields MKKLQLKNYAHYCHEIIKKLIIVRYYIPNIVKLKWWGINFSPKIKFDGPIIIRRLPSTKITIGEGCYFSMSSRHNVFGINHPCIIATKNKNASLTIGNNCGFSGTTIGSFKSIIIGNNVRAGANTTITDGDGHLDDPRTSNPQAVVIKNNVWLGANSLVLKGVTIGENSIIGANSVVTKFIPANVIAAGNPCVVLKEINPSKATNNSAIQLIVETIEEASF; encoded by the coding sequence ATGAAAAAGTTACAATTAAAGAATTATGCACATTATTGTCATGAAATAATTAAGAAATTAATTATTGTAAGATACTATATCCCCAATATTGTCAAACTAAAGTGGTGGGGTATTAATTTTTCTCCGAAGATTAAATTCGATGGCCCAATAATAATCAGGCGTTTACCATCAACGAAAATTACTATAGGTGAAGGGTGTTATTTCTCCATGAGTTCAAGGCATAATGTTTTTGGCATAAACCACCCATGCATAATTGCAACCAAAAACAAGAATGCGAGTCTTACAATTGGAAATAACTGCGGTTTTAGTGGAACAACTATCGGATCTTTTAAATCAATCATTATTGGCAATAATGTCAGAGCTGGAGCCAATACAACAATTACAGATGGTGATGGACATCTTGATGATCCCCGTACCTCGAATCCTCAAGCAGTTGTAATTAAAAACAATGTTTGGCTTGGAGCTAATTCTTTAGTATTAAAAGGAGTAACAATAGGTGAAAATTCAATAATAGGTGCAAATTCAGTTGTTACAAAATTCATTCCGGCAAATGTTATTGCTGCCGGTAATCCTTGTGTTGTTTTAAAGGAAATAAATCCATCAAAAGCAACTAATAATTCAGCTATTCAACTTATTGTAGAAACAATAGAAGAAGCATCATTTTAA
- a CDS encoding AMP-binding protein — MNATQYLFEKTARLDKDFVLGNKETISYSSLYEQSSKMATYLSEKFGSQKNILLVSNNNRFFLVCYLGIMLSGNVCVPLNPSIEIGNFHYIAEKSEFVLCFLEKRLEKKLILSVIQTVTDTEYLDLISNESQYQNNDTFDSNLSAQIIFTSGSTGKQKGVVLSHKNIIANTNSIIKYLKLSQKDIMEVVLPFFYCYGLSLLHTHLRVGGSMVLNNTFIFLGTVLNDINKYKCTGFAGVPSHFQILLRKSESFKKGKFPTLRYVTQAGGKLHNTFISEFIRCFPDIKFYVMYGQTEATARLSYLNPDDLNDKLGSIGHGIPDVQLKVVNETGQQIQAGEIGEIIAKGDNIMLGYYKDAESTKKTLKDGWLYTGDVGTIDSDGYIYLTARKKEIIKVAGRRISPKEIEEVLVSFPDVVDCTIDAIDDDITGEAIKATIVLKENAKQIVTAEVLKSFCREKLDRHKIPQTIEFAKGMKINSAGKKVKAT; from the coding sequence ATGAATGCAACACAGTATTTATTTGAAAAAACTGCCAGACTTGACAAAGATTTTGTTTTAGGAAATAAAGAAACAATATCATATTCCAGTCTTTATGAGCAAAGTTCGAAAATGGCCACTTATCTTTCTGAGAAATTTGGAAGTCAGAAAAATATTTTATTGGTAAGTAATAACAATCGTTTTTTTCTGGTTTGCTATTTAGGAATAATGTTATCAGGGAATGTGTGTGTACCTCTAAATCCATCAATTGAAATCGGCAATTTCCATTATATCGCTGAAAAAAGTGAATTTGTTCTGTGTTTTTTAGAAAAAAGATTAGAAAAAAAATTAATTCTTTCGGTGATACAAACTGTGACTGATACGGAATATTTAGATTTGATAAGTAACGAAAGTCAATATCAAAACAATGATACTTTTGATTCGAATTTGTCGGCACAAATTATTTTCACATCTGGTTCAACCGGCAAACAAAAAGGTGTAGTATTAAGCCATAAAAATATTATTGCCAACACAAATTCTATTATAAAATACCTTAAACTCTCTCAAAAAGATATTATGGAAGTTGTACTGCCTTTTTTCTATTGTTACGGGCTTTCACTTCTCCACACCCATTTAAGGGTTGGCGGTTCCATGGTTTTAAATAATACTTTTATATTTCTTGGAACTGTACTAAATGATATTAATAAATATAAATGTACAGGATTTGCTGGTGTTCCAAGTCATTTTCAAATCCTGCTACGAAAATCAGAAAGTTTTAAAAAAGGGAAATTCCCAACACTGCGATATGTTACTCAGGCTGGTGGTAAACTACACAATACATTCATTTCCGAATTTATTCGTTGTTTCCCCGATATCAAATTTTATGTAATGTATGGACAAACCGAAGCTACCGCACGGCTTTCGTACCTCAATCCGGATGATTTAAATGACAAATTGGGCTCCATTGGACACGGTATCCCGGATGTTCAGCTAAAGGTTGTAAATGAAACCGGACAACAAATACAAGCTGGAGAGATTGGTGAAATTATCGCAAAAGGTGATAATATCATGCTGGGATATTATAAAGATGCTGAAAGTACAAAAAAGACACTAAAAGATGGATGGTTATATACCGGCGATGTTGGTACCATTGACAGCGACGGATACATTTACCTGACTGCACGAAAAAAAGAAATTATTAAAGTGGCAGGAAGACGAATCAGTCCTAAAGAAATTGAGGAAGTTCTTGTTTCTTTCCCTGATGTTGTAGACTGTACCATTGATGCAATTGATGATGATATAACCGGTGAAGCCATAAAAGCAACAATAGTTTTGAAAGAAAATGCAAAGCAGATTGTAACAGCAGAAGTTCTGAAATCATTCTGCAGAGAAAAACTTGATCGTCATAAAATTCCTCAGACCATTGAATTCGCGAAGGGGATGAAGATCAATTCTGCAGGTAAAAAAGTAAAAGCCACATAA
- the nadE gene encoding NAD(+) synthase has translation MNISLKTIAKKPAFSSDIVKLTDVEQTVLNITEHLKNDVYKVLKRRGGVVGISGGIDSAVTLALTFRALGAKNVLGIIMPDRDSSSDSKTLALELAGKFGIKTIEEDITAALNGFGCYARRDEAVKSVIPDFNPNEDKFKIEIKQQVINMKLPPIFYATVHFSNGEVESKRLPLKEYLQIVAASNFKQRSRMSMLYYHAEANHYAVIGTPNKHEVRQGFFVKYGDGGADVMPIGHMLKTQVYQLAHFLGVPDGIIKRTPTTDTYSAEQTQEDFFFQLPFNIMDPLWHGWENGYSAAEVAAELNFTEEEVESIYTNFRRKMQTTNYLRMPPIHY, from the coding sequence ATGAATATCTCGTTAAAAACCATTGCAAAGAAACCAGCATTCTCAAGTGATATTGTAAAACTAACGGATGTTGAACAAACAGTGTTGAACATTACCGAACATCTAAAAAACGATGTTTATAAAGTGCTTAAAAGAAGAGGTGGTGTGGTTGGTATTAGTGGTGGAATTGATTCTGCCGTAACCCTTGCACTCACTTTCCGGGCTTTAGGTGCAAAAAATGTACTTGGCATTATAATGCCGGATCGTGATTCAAGTTCAGATAGCAAAACACTAGCATTGGAACTTGCCGGTAAATTTGGTATTAAAACAATTGAGGAGGATATAACTGCCGCACTAAATGGATTTGGCTGTTATGCAAGAAGAGACGAAGCCGTTAAAAGTGTAATTCCCGATTTTAATCCGAATGAGGATAAATTTAAAATTGAGATTAAGCAACAGGTAATTAATATGAAATTACCACCGATATTTTATGCTACCGTTCATTTTAGCAACGGAGAAGTTGAAAGTAAAAGATTGCCACTGAAAGAATACCTGCAAATTGTTGCTGCATCAAATTTTAAGCAACGAAGTCGGATGTCGATGCTCTATTACCATGCCGAAGCAAATCATTATGCTGTTATTGGTACGCCTAATAAACACGAGGTACGACAAGGTTTTTTTGTTAAATACGGCGATGGCGGTGCCGATGTGATGCCAATTGGCCATATGTTAAAGACACAGGTTTATCAATTAGCTCATTTCCTGGGTGTGCCCGATGGAATAATCAAACGAACACCAACAACGGATACTTATTCAGCAGAACAAACCCAGGAAGACTTCTTTTTCCAACTTCCTTTTAATATTATGGATCCGTTATGGCATGGATGGGAGAATGGATACTCTGCTGCGGAAGTTGCTGCAGAATTGAATTTTACCGAAGAAGAAGTTGAAAGTATATACACAAATTTCAGACGAAAAATGCAAACGACGAATTACTTAAGAATGCCGCCGATCCATTATTAA
- the asnB gene encoding asparagine synthase (glutamine-hydrolyzing) codes for MCGIAGYFDSNNQANQTIINRMLSRIHHRGPDECGIYLNKHFGFGNVRLSIIDILNGQQPLPNEDLNLWIVFNGEIFNHIELRNELKSKGHFFRTQSDTEVIIHLYEEFGEDCLSKLNGQFAFSIWDNHKKELFLARDRIGIRPLFYYNSANLFVYGSEIKAIFEHPKVNRKISVNGLAETFTFWTTISPNTIFEDIKECPPGHFIKYKNGQIRIEKYWDLDFATEGNYYQGNFEEAKAEFDELFRDSIKIRLRADVPVAAYLSGGIDSSATTAYIKVIRPDMLRTFSIGFTESEFDESHYQKLASEYFKTEHTSHKCTTHEVAENFPKVIWHSEIPLLRTSPSPMYSLSKKVRENNIKVVITGEGADELLAGYNIFKENKIRHFWSKYPDSKIRPLLLKKLYPYIPSLQNANPYVLRMFFAYKLTETDSPIYSHLLRWKNSSNIIRHFHPDILDKLSSFNPNSTILKKLNGKINHLDSLAKAQYIETTVFLAGYLLSSQGDRVGMANSVEGRYPFLDHRIIEFCASLPPEFKLKGLNEKVLLKSVMKGRLPDEILKRPKQAYRAPIHNSFLGEHVPGYVKSELNKKALQSSGIFNYESVSKLLNKMTKNREHSEVDNMALTAILSTQLLHKLFIKEFRHLNINELISCTIRSENEYLVKNHCKETSILK; via the coding sequence ATGTGTGGTATCGCCGGTTATTTTGATTCAAACAATCAAGCAAACCAAACAATAATCAATCGAATGCTTTCTCGCATTCATCACCGGGGCCCCGATGAGTGCGGAATATATCTCAACAAGCATTTTGGTTTTGGGAATGTCAGGCTGAGTATAATTGATATTCTCAATGGGCAGCAACCACTGCCCAATGAAGACCTGAATCTTTGGATTGTTTTTAACGGAGAAATATTCAATCATATTGAGCTTCGAAATGAACTAAAATCAAAAGGCCATTTTTTCAGAACGCAATCTGATACAGAAGTAATCATCCATTTATACGAAGAGTTTGGAGAAGATTGTCTCTCAAAACTAAATGGCCAATTTGCATTTTCGATATGGGACAACCACAAGAAGGAACTATTCTTAGCAAGAGACAGGATAGGAATTCGGCCATTGTTTTACTACAATTCTGCAAATCTGTTCGTATATGGATCGGAAATAAAAGCCATTTTTGAACACCCAAAAGTTAATCGAAAAATATCAGTTAACGGTTTGGCTGAAACATTCACATTTTGGACAACAATTTCGCCAAATACAATATTTGAAGATATAAAAGAGTGTCCGCCGGGGCATTTCATTAAATACAAAAACGGACAGATAAGAATTGAAAAGTATTGGGATTTAGATTTTGCCACTGAAGGAAATTATTACCAGGGTAATTTTGAAGAAGCTAAAGCAGAATTTGATGAGCTTTTTCGGGACTCGATAAAAATACGCTTACGGGCAGATGTTCCGGTTGCCGCATATTTAAGTGGAGGAATCGATTCCAGCGCAACAACTGCATATATTAAAGTGATAAGGCCTGATATGCTCCGAACTTTCTCAATTGGATTTACAGAGAGCGAGTTTGATGAATCACATTACCAAAAGCTGGCATCAGAATATTTTAAGACAGAACATACAAGCCATAAGTGTACAACGCATGAAGTAGCTGAAAACTTTCCAAAGGTAATTTGGCATAGCGAAATACCTTTACTACGTACTTCTCCTTCTCCAATGTATAGCCTGTCGAAAAAGGTAAGAGAAAACAATATTAAAGTTGTGATTACAGGAGAAGGTGCCGACGAATTATTGGCAGGATATAATATTTTTAAGGAAAATAAAATACGACATTTTTGGTCAAAATATCCGGATTCCAAAATTCGCCCACTGCTTTTAAAAAAACTGTATCCTTATATTCCATCCTTACAAAATGCAAATCCGTACGTTCTTAGAATGTTTTTTGCGTATAAACTTACAGAAACAGATTCGCCAATATATTCTCATTTGTTAAGATGGAAAAATTCATCAAATATTATCCGGCATTTTCATCCTGATATACTTGATAAACTATCGTCCTTTAATCCTAATTCAACAATTCTCAAAAAACTAAATGGCAAAATCAATCATTTGGATTCTCTGGCCAAAGCACAATACATAGAAACCACAGTATTTCTTGCAGGTTATCTGTTATCATCGCAGGGAGACCGAGTGGGAATGGCAAATTCGGTTGAAGGACGGTATCCGTTTCTTGACCATCGTATTATCGAATTCTGCGCGTCATTGCCACCTGAATTCAAATTAAAAGGTTTAAATGAAAAAGTGTTGTTAAAATCAGTAATGAAAGGAAGATTACCGGATGAGATTCTGAAAAGACCGAAACAGGCTTACCGGGCTCCTATCCATAATAGTTTTCTCGGCGAACATGTGCCAGGGTATGTAAAATCGGAACTAAACAAAAAAGCATTGCAGAGTTCGGGTATTTTCAATTACGAGTCAGTCTCCAAATTACTAAACAAAATGACGAAAAATAGAGAACATTCGGAGGTTGACAATATGGCACTTACAGCAATACTTTCTACTCAGCTATTACACAAACTGTTTATTAAAGAATTCAGACATCTAAATATTAATGAATTGATTTCATGCACAATCAGATCGGAAAATGAATATCTCGTTAAAAACCATTGCAAAGAAACCAGCATTCTCAAGTGA